One Sphingomonas sp. SUN039 genomic window carries:
- the bfr gene encoding bacterioferritin yields the protein MNGDPKVIEHLNIALRNELTAVNQYWLHYRLLDNWGVARLAEFERHESIDEMKHADKLAERILFLNGLPNFQLLGRLRVGESVEEVLKADLALEEEALPPLREAIVHCESVRDFVSRDLFAEILESEEEHVDTLEKQFDMIRQMGIENYIQLQSKPTEG from the coding sequence ATGAACGGCGATCCGAAAGTCATCGAGCATCTCAACATCGCGCTCAGGAACGAGCTGACGGCGGTCAACCAGTATTGGCTGCATTATCGCCTGCTCGACAATTGGGGCGTCGCGCGGCTCGCGGAATTCGAGCGGCACGAATCGATCGACGAGATGAAGCACGCCGACAAGCTGGCCGAACGTATCCTGTTTCTCAACGGTCTGCCCAATTTCCAGCTGCTCGGGCGCCTGCGCGTCGGGGAGAGTGTAGAGGAGGTGCTGAAGGCCGACCTTGCCCTCGAGGAAGAGGCACTGCCGCCCCTCCGCGAAGCGATCGTCCATTGCGAAAGCGTCCGCGATTTCGTCAGCCGCGATCTGTTCGCCGAAATCCTCGAAAGCGAGGAAGAGCATGTCGATACGCTCGAAAAGCAGTTCGACATGATCCGCCAGATGGGGATCGAGAATTACATCCAGCTCCAGTCGAAGCCTACGGAGGGCTAA
- the der gene encoding ribosome biogenesis GTPase Der: MSKPTVAIIGRPNVGKSTLFNRLVGKRVALVDDRPGVTRDRREGDAQLLGLEFRIVDTAGFEDEDAATLPGRMRQQTQAAVDSADVALFVIDARAGIVPLDEEIARWLRSSKTPVVLMANKAEGNAGNAGVYESFALGFGEPVPFSAEHGEGLADLFEALLPLVDAATEKIESDKGRGQSPGQRVETGTEALGTVPSLDDEGHDADLIDEDYDDDDAPLKLAIVGRPNAGKSTLVNKLLDEERMITGPEAGITRDSISIDWQWHDGERIRDVRLIDTAGLRRRAKVDDKLEKLSAMDTKNAIDFAEVVVVLLDATRGLEAQDLRIADQIYEEGRAMIFALNKWDTVDNGSPLYQGIRAALDDGFAQVRGVPLLTLSALSGKGLHLLIKVAFETRAAWSRRVSTGRLNRWFERALEANPPPAPGGRRIKLRYATQIKSRPPSFVIFGTRVDELPESYRRYLVNGLRRELDFGAVPIRLTFRAPKNPFSDGKSTGR; this comes from the coding sequence ATGAGCAAGCCGACCGTCGCCATTATCGGTCGGCCCAACGTCGGCAAATCGACGCTGTTCAACCGGCTGGTCGGCAAGCGCGTGGCGCTGGTCGACGACCGGCCGGGGGTGACCCGCGACCGCCGCGAGGGCGATGCCCAGTTGCTCGGCCTCGAGTTCCGCATCGTCGATACGGCGGGCTTCGAGGACGAGGATGCCGCGACCTTGCCGGGGCGGATGCGCCAGCAGACGCAGGCCGCGGTCGACAGCGCCGACGTCGCGCTGTTCGTGATCGACGCCCGCGCGGGGATCGTCCCGCTCGACGAGGAAATTGCCCGCTGGCTGCGGAGTTCGAAGACGCCGGTCGTGCTGATGGCGAACAAGGCCGAGGGCAATGCCGGGAACGCGGGCGTGTACGAAAGTTTCGCGCTCGGTTTCGGCGAACCGGTGCCGTTCAGTGCCGAACATGGCGAAGGGCTGGCCGATTTGTTCGAGGCGCTGTTGCCGCTGGTCGATGCGGCGACGGAGAAGATCGAAAGCGACAAGGGCCGGGGACAGTCCCCCGGGCAGCGGGTCGAAACCGGGACGGAAGCCCTGGGGACTGTCCCCTCTCTCGATGATGAAGGCCACGATGCCGATCTGATCGACGAGGATTATGACGACGACGACGCGCCGCTGAAGCTCGCGATTGTCGGGCGACCGAATGCGGGCAAATCGACTTTGGTCAACAAGCTGCTCGACGAAGAGCGGATGATTACCGGTCCCGAGGCCGGAATCACCCGCGATTCGATCAGCATCGATTGGCAGTGGCACGACGGCGAGCGCATCCGTGACGTCCGCCTGATCGACACGGCGGGTCTGCGGCGGCGCGCAAAGGTCGACGACAAGCTCGAAAAGCTGTCGGCAATGGACACCAAGAATGCGATCGACTTTGCCGAAGTAGTCGTCGTGCTGCTCGACGCGACGCGCGGGCTCGAGGCGCAGGATCTGCGGATCGCCGACCAGATCTACGAGGAGGGGCGCGCGATGATCTTCGCGCTCAACAAATGGGACACGGTCGATAACGGGTCGCCGCTGTATCAGGGCATCCGTGCCGCGCTCGACGACGGGTTCGCGCAGGTGCGCGGCGTGCCATTGCTGACCCTGTCGGCGCTGTCGGGTAAGGGACTCCACCTGCTGATCAAGGTCGCCTTCGAAACGCGTGCGGCGTGGAGCAGGCGGGTCTCGACCGGACGGCTCAACCGCTGGTTCGAACGCGCGCTGGAGGCGAACCCGCCGCCTGCGCCGGGCGGACGGCGGATCAAATTGCGCTATGCCACGCAGATCAAGTCGCGGCCGCCGAGCTTTGTCATTTTCGGGACGCGCGTCGATGAACTGCCCGAAAGCTATCGCCGCTACCTCGTCAACGGCCTGCGCCGCGAGCTCGATTTCGGCGCGGTGCCGATCCGGCTGACGTTCCGCGCGCCGAAGAATCCGTTCTCCGACGGCAAATCGACAGGGCGGTAA
- a CDS encoding cysteine synthase A, translating to MTIVSDPLALIGNTRLVRLKGASDATGCEILGKCEFENPGASIKDRAALYIVEDAERSGALKPGGTIVEGTAGNTGIGLALVANAKGYKTIIVMPETQSREKMDTLRALGAELITVPAAPYSNPCHFVHQSRRIADETPGAVWANQFDNIANRRAHIVGTAEEIWEQTGGRIDGFTCAVGTGGTLAGVGLGLKAKDENIRIALTDPHGAALYNYYACGELKAEGSSFAEGIGQGRITGNLEGAPIDTQFRVSDEEGLEQVAALLRDEGLCLGLSSGINVAGAIHLARELGPGKTVVTILCDTGFRYLSSLYNAEWLRAKGLPVFPWL from the coding sequence ATGACCATCGTTTCCGACCCGCTCGCGCTTATCGGCAATACCCGTCTCGTCCGGCTGAAGGGCGCAAGCGACGCCACGGGTTGCGAGATCCTGGGCAAATGCGAATTCGAAAATCCGGGCGCGTCGATCAAGGATCGCGCCGCGCTCTATATCGTCGAGGATGCCGAACGCTCGGGCGCGCTGAAACCCGGCGGGACGATCGTCGAGGGGACGGCGGGCAACACCGGCATCGGCCTCGCGCTCGTTGCCAATGCCAAGGGCTACAAGACGATTATCGTCATGCCCGAGACGCAGAGCCGCGAGAAGATGGACACGTTGCGCGCGCTGGGGGCCGAACTCATCACCGTGCCCGCCGCGCCCTATTCGAACCCCTGCCATTTCGTGCACCAGTCGCGGCGGATTGCCGACGAAACGCCGGGCGCGGTCTGGGCCAACCAGTTCGACAATATCGCCAACCGTCGCGCGCATATCGTCGGCACGGCAGAGGAAATCTGGGAACAGACCGGCGGGCGGATCGACGGGTTCACCTGTGCAGTCGGGACCGGCGGGACGCTGGCCGGGGTCGGACTGGGGCTGAAGGCCAAGGACGAGAACATCCGGATTGCGCTGACCGACCCGCACGGTGCGGCGCTCTATAATTATTATGCGTGCGGCGAACTGAAGGCCGAGGGGAGTTCGTTCGCCGAAGGGATCGGGCAGGGGCGGATCACCGGCAATCTGGAGGGTGCCCCCATCGACACCCAGTTCCGCGTGTCGGACGAGGAGGGGCTGGAACAGGTGGCGGCCCTGCTGCGCGACGAGGGGCTGTGCCTGGGGCTGTCGAGCGGGATCAACGTGGCGGGCGCAATCCATCTCGCGCGCGAACTGGGACCGGGGAAGACGGTGGTGACGATCCTGTGCGACACGGGGTTCCGCTATCTGTCGTCGCTCTACAATGCGGAGTGGCTGCGCGCGAAGGGGTTGCCGGTGTTTCCTTGGCTCTAA
- a CDS encoding putative toxin-antitoxin system toxin component, PIN family has product MYRFVLDTDVIVAALRSAMGGSNALLREIAHQRAVLLLTPPLFLEYEAVLKCAEQRLVHGLSMPEIDRFLAALASSSEAVDVDFQWRPQLSDANDEMVLEAAINGRADALVTHNVRDFAAGAARFGIRVLRPGDILKELRS; this is encoded by the coding sequence ATGTATCGATTTGTCCTTGATACCGATGTTATCGTTGCCGCCCTGAGAAGTGCGATGGGCGGCAGCAATGCGTTGCTGCGCGAAATCGCACATCAGCGCGCCGTGCTATTGCTCACTCCACCCTTGTTCCTGGAGTACGAGGCTGTCCTGAAGTGCGCTGAACAGCGACTTGTCCACGGATTGAGTATGCCGGAGATCGATCGTTTCCTTGCCGCGCTGGCGAGCAGTTCCGAAGCGGTCGACGTCGATTTTCAATGGCGGCCCCAGCTTTCGGATGCGAATGACGAAATGGTGCTGGAGGCAGCGATAAACGGGCGCGCCGATGCGCTCGTCACCCATAATGTAAGAGACTTTGCTGCGGGTGCCGCACGGTTCGGTATCCGTGTTTTGCGGCCTGGCGACATTTTGAAGGAACTGCGATCATGA
- a CDS encoding type VI secretion protein ImpB: MNLPPRPLRWLFLDLNAYFASVEQQVRPELRGKPVIIAPAGVETTVAIAASYEAKAYGISTLTPVWEARKRCPDIQVVSPRHELYVEYHNRIIAEIEWHIPVTKVCSIDEVACRLLDNENDEAGVRALAARIKAGIRDNVGDWLRCSIGIAPNRVLAKLASDMMKPDGLVVLQAHELPQRLYSLPLTAIAGIGAKMKARLAKAGVNDIEQLCARRPLDAGTAWGGRDGDRLWYALHGVDLPDKATQERTVGHSHVLAPKNRGRESARLVARRLVLKAASRLRAKNMTAALLILHVRFEPDANGVRGKWHASIKLPATQDSFRILASLDALWPQLVEVAGARPGGFRLRMVGVTLAGLSPVGGEQGSLFERLDPGHELARSLRTEALSRAMDRLNTRFGRNAVMLGPQSGGRADRIGTSIAFGRIPEAADFTA, encoded by the coding sequence ATGAACCTTCCCCCACGCCCCTTGCGCTGGCTGTTCCTCGACCTGAACGCCTATTTCGCGAGCGTCGAGCAACAGGTGCGGCCCGAGCTGCGCGGGAAGCCGGTCATCATCGCGCCCGCCGGGGTCGAGACGACAGTGGCGATTGCGGCGAGCTACGAAGCCAAGGCCTATGGCATCTCGACGCTCACCCCAGTGTGGGAGGCACGCAAACGCTGTCCCGACATCCAGGTCGTGTCGCCGCGCCACGAACTCTATGTCGAGTATCACAACCGCATTATCGCCGAGATCGAATGGCACATTCCTGTGACCAAGGTCTGCTCGATCGACGAAGTCGCCTGCCGGTTGCTAGACAACGAGAACGATGAGGCCGGGGTCCGCGCACTGGCGGCGCGGATCAAGGCAGGTATCCGCGACAATGTCGGCGACTGGCTGCGCTGTTCGATCGGCATCGCGCCGAACCGCGTGCTCGCCAAGCTCGCCAGCGATATGATGAAACCCGACGGGCTGGTGGTGCTGCAGGCCCATGAGCTGCCGCAACGGCTGTATTCGCTGCCCCTCACCGCCATCGCCGGGATCGGTGCCAAGATGAAGGCGCGGCTGGCCAAAGCGGGCGTCAACGACATCGAACAACTCTGCGCGCGCCGTCCGCTCGACGCGGGCACCGCCTGGGGCGGGCGCGACGGCGACCGGTTGTGGTATGCCCTCCACGGCGTCGACCTGCCCGACAAGGCAACGCAGGAGCGCACCGTCGGCCATAGCCATGTCCTTGCCCCGAAGAACCGCGGTCGCGAAAGCGCGCGGCTGGTCGCGCGGCGGCTGGTGCTCAAGGCCGCGAGCCGGTTGCGCGCGAAAAACATGACGGCGGCACTGCTCATTCTCCACGTCCGCTTCGAACCCGATGCGAATGGCGTTCGGGGCAAATGGCATGCGAGCATCAAGCTGCCCGCGACGCAGGACAGTTTTCGCATCCTCGCGAGCCTCGACGCGCTCTGGCCGCAACTGGTCGAGGTCGCGGGCGCGCGGCCCGGCGGCTTCCGGTTGCGGATGGTGGGTGTCACGCTGGCGGGCCTGTCACCCGTCGGCGGCGAACAGGGTTCGCTGTTCGAACGGCTCGATCCCGGTCACGAACTCGCGCGCAGCCTCCGCACCGAAGCGCTCAGCCGCGCGATGGATCGGCTCAACACCCGCTTCGGGCGCAACGCGGTCATGCTCGGCCCGCAGAGCGGCGGTCGCGCCGACCGCATCGGCACCAGCATCGCGTTCGGCCGAATTCCCGAAGCGGCGGATTTTACGGCATAG
- a CDS encoding type II toxin-antitoxin system HicB family antitoxin gives MTKASYPLKLPASIKAAAARLAKEDGVSLNQWISVAIAQKIGVVETAADFLARRAGDARPSDLLPFLDRAKRGAPIASDEA, from the coding sequence ATGACCAAGGCATCTTATCCCTTGAAACTTCCCGCCTCGATCAAGGCGGCTGCTGCGCGTCTTGCCAAGGAAGACGGCGTTTCGCTTAACCAGTGGATTTCGGTCGCGATAGCCCAGAAAATCGGCGTGGTGGAAACGGCGGCCGATTTCCTTGCGCGGCGGGCGGGCGACGCGCGTCCTTCGGATTTGCTCCCGTTTCTTGACCGGGCCAAGCGCGGCGCGCCCATTGCGAGTGACGAGGCCTGA
- a CDS encoding PQQ-binding-like beta-propeller repeat protein produces the protein MKTNRRALLLAPALIALLATGGCGILNKGKPKTAVLGERVPILTSENDAAVEPSIADVQVLLPAAVVNDTWSQPGGNSAKAMGHLALGGSPSRAWEARIAGVTKSERLAAAPVVSGGTLYAMDTAATVHAFDAATGAKRWSVSLGSDGKKKLGRIAFGGGVSVDGAMVYATNGLGDVAALNAANGAVVWKKRPGGPLRGAPSIAGGSIYAMSQDNQIFALSTADGSTQWTEAAAVQTAGVFGVAAPAIAQATVVSGYSSGDLVAYRYENGRTLWGDALSRTSVNTSVSTLSDIDADPVIDQGRVFAIGQGGRMVSLELVTGQRIWELNIAGISTPTVAGEWVFVVTDEAKLLCVARATGKVRWVSQLQRYRKNKAKNGPVSWTGPVLAGERLILASSEGELAYVSPADGKVAGTQNLGAPVFLPPVVANSTLYILDNSGRISAFR, from the coding sequence ATGAAGACCAACCGACGCGCCCTGCTGCTGGCTCCGGCCCTGATCGCGCTGCTCGCGACCGGCGGCTGCGGCATTCTGAACAAGGGCAAGCCCAAAACTGCCGTGCTCGGCGAGCGGGTGCCGATCCTGACCAGCGAAAACGATGCGGCGGTCGAGCCCTCGATCGCCGATGTGCAGGTGCTGCTGCCCGCCGCTGTCGTCAATGACACCTGGAGCCAGCCGGGCGGTAATTCGGCGAAGGCGATGGGCCACCTCGCGCTCGGCGGGTCGCCGTCGCGGGCGTGGGAAGCGCGGATCGCGGGCGTGACCAAATCCGAGCGGTTGGCCGCCGCGCCGGTCGTGTCGGGCGGGACGCTCTATGCGATGGATACCGCCGCAACGGTGCATGCCTTCGACGCCGCGACCGGCGCGAAGCGCTGGAGCGTGTCGCTAGGTAGCGACGGCAAGAAAAAGCTCGGGCGCATCGCGTTCGGCGGCGGCGTCAGCGTCGATGGCGCGATGGTCTATGCGACCAACGGGCTCGGCGATGTCGCGGCGCTCAATGCCGCCAATGGCGCGGTCGTATGGAAAAAGCGCCCCGGCGGACCGTTGCGCGGCGCACCCTCGATTGCGGGTGGCAGCATCTATGCGATGAGCCAGGACAACCAGATTTTCGCGCTGTCGACCGCCGACGGCTCGACGCAATGGACCGAAGCGGCGGCGGTGCAGACCGCGGGCGTGTTCGGCGTTGCGGCCCCCGCCATCGCGCAGGCAACGGTAGTGTCGGGGTATTCCTCGGGCGATCTGGTCGCTTATCGTTACGAGAACGGGCGGACATTGTGGGGCGACGCGCTGTCGCGAACCAGCGTCAACACCAGCGTGTCGACGCTGTCGGACATCGACGCCGATCCGGTGATCGATCAGGGCCGCGTGTTCGCCATCGGGCAGGGCGGCCGCATGGTCAGCCTCGAACTCGTCACCGGCCAGCGCATCTGGGAACTCAACATCGCGGGCATCTCGACGCCGACGGTTGCGGGCGAATGGGTTTTCGTGGTCACCGACGAAGCCAAGCTGCTGTGCGTCGCGCGCGCGACCGGCAAGGTGCGCTGGGTCTCGCAGCTGCAGCGCTATCGCAAGAACAAGGCGAAGAACGGACCCGTAAGCTGGACCGGACCGGTGCTCGCTGGTGAGCGCCTGATCCTCGCCAGTTCGGAGGGCGAGCTTGCCTATGTCTCGCCCGCCGACGGCAAGGTCGCGGGGACGCAGAACCTCGGCGCGCCGGTGTTCCTGCCGCCGGTCGTCGCCAATTCGACGCTGTACATCCTCGACAATTCGGGTCGCATTTCGGCGTTCAGATAA
- a CDS encoding tetratricopeptide repeat protein produces the protein MALPPQTNEAFLREVDEQVRLDTAARFWKRWGRILIGAVVAALLAFGGYLWWQSNRAASAGVEGEQMSLALDDLAAGSTAKAEGELAKLKDSSVLGYKAAARLALAGAKLAKNDAKGAAADFAAVAADTSLAQPYRDLATVRQVAASFDTMKPEQVVAKLKPLAVSGKPFFGSAGEMTAVAYMNMNKPREAGAMFAALAKDEGVPESIRSRSVQLAGVLGVDVTPAGAKSGNDK, from the coding sequence TTGGCGCTCCCGCCGCAGACCAACGAAGCATTCCTGCGTGAAGTCGACGAGCAAGTCCGCCTCGATACCGCCGCACGGTTCTGGAAACGCTGGGGCCGCATCCTCATCGGTGCGGTCGTGGCCGCGTTGCTCGCGTTCGGCGGCTATCTGTGGTGGCAGAGCAACCGCGCGGCATCGGCGGGCGTCGAAGGCGAGCAGATGTCGCTCGCGCTCGACGATCTGGCAGCCGGCAGCACGGCCAAAGCCGAAGGCGAGCTGGCCAAGCTCAAGGACTCCTCGGTGCTCGGCTATAAGGCTGCGGCACGGCTCGCGCTTGCCGGAGCCAAGCTGGCGAAAAACGACGCCAAGGGCGCGGCTGCCGATTTTGCCGCCGTCGCTGCCGATACGTCGCTCGCCCAGCCCTATCGCGACCTTGCGACCGTGCGGCAGGTCGCGGCCTCGTTCGACACGATGAAGCCCGAACAAGTCGTGGCGAAACTCAAGCCGCTGGCGGTGTCGGGCAAGCCGTTTTTCGGCAGCGCGGGCGAGATGACCGCAGTTGCGTATATGAACATGAACAAGCCGCGCGAGGCCGGGGCGATGTTCGCCGCGCTTGCAAAGGATGAAGGCGTGCCCGAATCGATCCGTTCGCGCAGCGTTCAACTGGCAGGCGTATTGGGCGTCGATGTGACACCGGCGGGCGCGAAAAGCGGGAACGACAAATGA
- a CDS encoding Hpt domain-containing protein, which produces MSDAPIIDWEVFQQARAELGADFIRILGYFREDGTKSVAAIEAALRARNAVALVIPAHTLKGEARQFGADALADLAEDIEAEARKCVEWRQSPDGLITEAVRLRPLFEETLAAFDTEVNPLVERRGFGRREVVTNQGFGRI; this is translated from the coding sequence GTGTCAGACGCGCCGATCATCGACTGGGAAGTTTTTCAGCAGGCCCGCGCCGAGCTGGGGGCGGACTTTATCCGCATCCTCGGCTATTTCCGCGAGGACGGGACCAAGTCGGTCGCCGCGATCGAAGCGGCGTTACGTGCGCGCAACGCTGTCGCGCTGGTCATCCCGGCGCACACGTTGAAAGGTGAGGCGCGCCAGTTTGGTGCCGATGCGCTGGCCGACCTTGCCGAGGACATCGAAGCCGAAGCGCGCAAGTGCGTCGAGTGGCGGCAGTCGCCCGACGGACTCATCACCGAAGCCGTCCGACTGCGTCCGCTGTTCGAGGAAACGCTGGCGGCGTTCGATACTGAGGTGAATCCGCTGGTCGAACGCCGCGGGTTCGGACGTCGCGAAGTCGTGACCAACCAGGGGTTCGGACGGATTTAA
- the purL gene encoding phosphoribosylformylglycinamidine synthase subunit PurL: MIDPAAAITPDIVAEHGLSPQEYERVLHAMGREPNLTELGIFSVMWSEHCSYKSSRIHLKKLPTTGPQVICGPGENAGVIDIGTGPEGKPQAAIFKMESHNHPSYIEPYQGAATGVGGILRDVFTMGARPIANMNALRFGRPDHPKMKHLIAGVVRGIGGYGNCVGVPTVGGEVNFHAAYDGNILVNAMTVGIADTDKIFYSAASGVGNSIVYVGSKTGRDGIHGATMASADFGEDADAKRPTVQVGDPFTEKLLIEACLELMASDAIVAIQDMGAAGLTSSSVEMASKGGVGLRLNMDAVPQRETGMTAYEMMLSESQERMLMVLKPGREAFAEAIFRKWELDFAVIGEVTDTGRMVLDHHGEVVADIPLGPLADDAPLYDRPSASKAEYAAWAQVAPLPDLPASTDIVGDLVKLMASPDIASRRWIWEQYDPKVGGDTVQPPGGDAAVVRIHGTQKALAITTDCTPRYCFADPYEGGKQAIAEAYRNLCAVGATPLAVTNCLNFANPQRPEIMAQITGCLDGMSEACIALDTPIVSGNVSLYNESKATGGGSAILPTPAIGAVGLLADWSKSATIAFKAAGEDVVLIGHSTGHVGQSVWLREIHGAEAGAPPPVDLEVERRAGELIRDLIAKGLVTAVHDCSDGGAAVAVAEMALAGNIGMTMPVVPQIPDPCALLFGEDQGRYVVTTRDGAAVRARATAANLFSVPIGTTGGDAVAFDLIDRGGSQSVTLADLRAAHEGFFPALMD, from the coding sequence ATGATTGACCCCGCTGCCGCGATCACGCCCGACATCGTTGCCGAACACGGCCTGTCCCCGCAAGAATACGAGCGTGTTCTGCACGCGATGGGACGCGAGCCGAACCTCACCGAACTCGGCATTTTTTCGGTGATGTGGTCCGAGCATTGCAGCTACAAATCGTCGCGCATCCACCTGAAGAAGCTGCCGACCACCGGCCCGCAGGTCATTTGCGGCCCGGGCGAAAACGCGGGCGTCATCGACATCGGCACCGGGCCGGAGGGCAAACCGCAGGCCGCGATCTTCAAAATGGAATCGCACAACCATCCCTCGTACATCGAGCCCTATCAGGGTGCGGCGACCGGCGTCGGCGGCATTTTGCGCGACGTGTTCACCATGGGCGCGCGGCCGATTGCCAATATGAACGCGCTGCGCTTCGGACGGCCCGACCACCCCAAGATGAAGCACCTGATCGCAGGCGTGGTGCGCGGCATCGGCGGCTATGGCAATTGCGTGGGGGTGCCGACGGTCGGCGGCGAAGTGAATTTTCACGCTGCCTATGACGGCAACATCCTCGTCAACGCGATGACGGTGGGCATCGCCGATACCGACAAGATCTTTTATTCGGCGGCATCGGGCGTCGGCAACAGCATCGTTTACGTCGGCAGCAAAACCGGCCGCGACGGCATACATGGCGCAACCATGGCGAGCGCCGACTTCGGCGAGGATGCCGACGCCAAGCGCCCGACCGTGCAGGTCGGCGATCCGTTCACCGAGAAATTGCTGATCGAGGCCTGCCTCGAACTCATGGCGAGCGATGCCATCGTTGCGATTCAGGACATGGGTGCCGCGGGCCTGACCAGTTCCAGCGTTGAAATGGCGTCGAAGGGCGGCGTCGGTCTCCGGCTGAACATGGACGCCGTGCCGCAGCGCGAAACCGGCATGACAGCCTACGAAATGATGCTGTCGGAATCGCAGGAACGCATGTTGATGGTCCTGAAGCCCGGCCGCGAGGCATTCGCCGAAGCCATTTTCCGCAAATGGGAGCTCGATTTCGCGGTCATCGGCGAAGTCACCGATACCGGCAGGATGGTGCTCGATCACCACGGCGAAGTCGTTGCCGATATTCCGCTTGGCCCCCTCGCCGACGACGCCCCGCTCTACGACCGGCCCTCGGCGAGCAAGGCCGAATATGCGGCATGGGCGCAGGTCGCGCCGCTCCCCGACCTGCCCGCATCGACCGATATCGTCGGCGACCTGGTCAAGCTGATGGCCAGCCCCGACATCGCGTCGCGGCGGTGGATCTGGGAACAATACGACCCCAAGGTCGGCGGCGACACGGTCCAGCCCCCCGGCGGCGACGCAGCGGTCGTGCGGATTCACGGTACGCAAAAGGCGCTGGCGATCACCACCGACTGCACGCCGCGCTATTGCTTTGCCGACCCCTATGAGGGCGGCAAACAGGCCATCGCCGAGGCCTATCGCAATCTCTGCGCGGTCGGGGCGACGCCGCTGGCGGTCACCAATTGCCTGAATTTCGCCAATCCGCAGCGCCCCGAAATCATGGCGCAGATCACCGGCTGCCTCGACGGGATGAGCGAAGCCTGTATCGCGCTCGATACGCCCATCGTCAGCGGCAATGTCAGCTTGTACAACGAGAGCAAAGCCACCGGCGGGGGCAGCGCGATCCTGCCGACGCCTGCCATCGGCGCTGTCGGTCTGCTCGCCGACTGGTCGAAATCCGCAACAATTGCGTTCAAGGCAGCGGGCGAGGACGTCGTGCTGATCGGCCACAGCACCGGCCATGTCGGCCAGTCGGTTTGGCTGCGCGAAATCCACGGGGCAGAGGCGGGCGCGCCGCCCCCGGTCGATCTGGAAGTCGAGCGCCGCGCGGGCGAGCTGATCCGCGACCTGATCGCCAAGGGATTGGTCACTGCCGTGCACGATTGCTCGGACGGCGGTGCAGCGGTCGCGGTCGCCGAGATGGCGCTCGCCGGCAATATCGGCATGACCATGCCGGTCGTCCCGCAAATCCCCGATCCCTGTGCGCTGCTCTTCGGCGAGGATCAGGGCCGTTATGTCGTGACCACGCGCGACGGAGCCGCTGTCCGCGCCCGCGCCACGGCGGCCAATTTATTCTCGGTCCCCATCGGCACGACGGGCGGCGACGCGGTCGCCTTCGACCTGATCGACCGGGGCGGATCGCAAAGCGTGACGCTTGCCGATCTGCGTGCCGCGCATGAGGGCTTCTTCCCCGCGCTCATGGATTGA
- a CDS encoding bacterioferritin-associated ferredoxin — translation MVVCICNAIRERDVRSAARDGSANPRCAYRKLGCQVRCGQCLPFAREIIDAERAIAC, via the coding sequence ATGGTTGTTTGCATCTGCAACGCGATTCGCGAACGGGACGTGCGCTCTGCCGCGCGCGACGGCTCGGCGAACCCGCGCTGCGCGTATCGCAAGCTCGGCTGCCAGGTCCGCTGCGGCCAGTGCCTGCCCTTCGCGCGCGAAATCATCGACGCCGAACGCGCGATTGCTTGCTAG
- a CDS encoding rhodanese-like domain-containing protein, translating to MLLFVLAVAAAAPAPTSVMTTARQIDYAGFEQLARNVRPLRAKRLVTLDRFKAMAQSGDDVILDARSAEAFARGHIAGAINLPLTDFTAEALAAILADRTRPVLIYCNNNFSNNRRPVAMKAAPVSLNIQTFINLAAYGHRDVYELGQVIDFDDPKVGWVKALG from the coding sequence ATGCTGCTGTTCGTTCTAGCCGTTGCCGCCGCTGCGCCTGCCCCCACGTCGGTCATGACCACCGCACGCCAGATCGACTATGCCGGGTTCGAACAACTCGCCCGCAATGTCCGCCCGTTGCGCGCCAAACGGCTGGTCACGCTCGACCGGTTCAAGGCGATGGCGCAATCGGGCGACGACGTGATCCTCGACGCGCGTTCGGCGGAGGCATTTGCCCGGGGGCATATTGCCGGCGCAATCAACCTGCCGCTGACCGACTTCACGGCCGAGGCTTTGGCAGCGATACTGGCCGACCGGACACGACCCGTGCTGATTTATTGCAACAACAACTTCTCGAACAACCGTCGCCCGGTCGCGATGAAGGCGGCCCCGGTTTCACTGAACATCCAGACCTTCATCAACCTCGCAGCCTATGGCCATCGCGACGTCTACGAACTCGGCCAGGTGATCGATTTCGACGACCCGAAGGTCGGCTGGGTGAAGGCCCTAGGCTAG